From the Bacillus sp. SM2101 genome, one window contains:
- the refZ gene encoding forespore capture DNA-binding protein RefZ, translated as MKTKQKIINAAIELFNVNGYTGTSVRDIANRAKVNVANISYYFVSKEGLLEYLVSNFFEGYFLVIENVLRSSEKTSAKEILKQFVLETLIYQKQHHLLTRFVCREITLETTLIREVMTTYLTKEKYYLIALFEKGIKDGEFRDISIPYTIIQLKGFLSTPYLQSQYISEVLHIIPTEEYFLNQYMKQIEVWLEGMVYMPITEERSLTAI; from the coding sequence ATGAAAACAAAACAAAAAATTATAAATGCAGCCATTGAGTTATTTAATGTTAATGGCTATACAGGCACATCGGTTAGAGATATAGCTAATAGGGCGAAGGTAAATGTTGCAAATATTTCTTATTATTTCGTTAGTAAAGAAGGATTGTTAGAATACCTAGTATCAAATTTTTTTGAAGGTTATTTTTTAGTAATAGAAAATGTGCTTCGTTCATCAGAGAAAACATCTGCAAAGGAAATATTGAAACAATTTGTTCTCGAAACGTTAATCTACCAAAAGCAACATCATCTATTAACAAGATTTGTCTGCAGAGAAATTACTCTAGAAACAACCTTGATTAGGGAAGTTATGACCACTTACTTAACGAAGGAAAAATACTATTTGATTGCATTATTTGAAAAAGGCATAAAAGATGGCGAGTTTAGGGATATTTCAATCCCCTACACGATTATTCAATTAAAAGGCTTTCTTAGTACACCATATCTACAGAGTCAATACATTTCTGAAGTTCTCCACATTATTCCTACTGAGGAGTATTTTTTAAACCAATATATGAAGCAAATTGAAGTTTGGTTAGAAGGTATGGTATACATGCCAATCACTGAAGAGCGATCATTAACAGCGATTTAA
- a CDS encoding alpha/beta-type small acid-soluble spore protein, with amino-acid sequence MAYNSSNQLVVPGVQQALDQMKYEIASEFGVNLGPDTTSRANGSVGGEITKRLVQMAEQQIGGGYQQQ; translated from the coding sequence ATGGCATACAACAGTTCAAATCAATTAGTAGTTCCTGGTGTACAGCAAGCTCTTGATCAAATGAAGTACGAAATCGCTTCTGAATTTGGAGTGAACCTAGGGCCTGACACTACTTCTCGTGCAAACGGTTCTGTCGGTGGAGAAATAACGAAGCGCCTTGTACAAATGGCTGAGCAGCAAATAGGTGGAGGCTACCAACAACAATAA
- the hisJ gene encoding histidinol-phosphatase HisJ — translation MKSDGHVHTPYCPHGTDHSIEQYINRALSLNLSEISFTEHAPLPVGFEDPTPQQDSAMKPSQLEEYIATISTLKEKYKSEIKINIGLEVDYIQGFESETKEFLNTYGAVLDDSILSVHFLLNNGAYHCIDYSPEMFHTIIQKIGSIEKVYQQYYETVYQSVIADLGEHKPKRIGHITLVKKFQKKFPCKLTFSDEIVELLSMVKKEKMQLDYNGAGVNKPLCKEAYPSDWIILEAIKQGIPLVYGSDAHSVKDLGQGYSHIICKDYLKNPTSI, via the coding sequence ATGAAAAGTGACGGTCACGTCCACACACCTTATTGTCCACATGGTACAGATCATTCAATTGAACAATATATAAATAGGGCGCTTAGCCTAAACTTATCAGAAATATCTTTTACTGAACATGCACCTTTACCAGTGGGATTTGAGGACCCTACTCCACAACAAGATAGCGCTATGAAACCTTCACAGCTTGAAGAATACATAGCAACTATTTCAACCTTAAAAGAGAAGTATAAAAGTGAAATTAAAATTAATATTGGTTTAGAAGTTGACTATATTCAAGGGTTCGAATCAGAAACGAAAGAATTCCTAAATACATATGGAGCTGTATTAGATGATTCTATTCTATCTGTCCATTTTTTACTGAACAATGGAGCATACCATTGTATAGATTATAGTCCGGAAATGTTCCACACAATTATTCAAAAAATTGGTTCAATAGAAAAGGTATATCAACAATATTATGAGACTGTGTATCAGTCTGTTATTGCAGATTTAGGGGAACATAAACCAAAAAGAATTGGACATATCACCCTCGTGAAAAAATTCCAAAAAAAATTTCCATGTAAATTGACTTTCTCAGACGAAATAGTAGAGCTTCTATCCATGGTGAAAAAGGAAAAAATGCAGCTTGATTACAATGGAGCAGGAGTAAATAAACCTTTATGCAAGGAAGCATACCCTTCAGATTGGATAATACTAGAAGCAATAAAGCAAGGAATTCCTCTAGTATATGGGTCTGATGCTCATAGTGTAAAGGACTTAGGTCAAGGTTATTCTCACATCATTTGTAAGGATTATCTCAAAAACCCTACTAGTATTTAA
- the megL gene encoding methionine gamma-lyase, with translation MKDHKYRNIETLVIHGGYESSEHLGSLTPPLFQSSTFTFETAQQGERRFAGEEDGYIYSRLSNPTVKILEERIATLEHGEAGLAFGSGMAAVSAVLLAMTKSGDHIVCSQGLYGCTFGLLQLIDEKYGITHDFCSMETEDKLKKEIRPNTACIYIETPINPTMKLIDIEMVVKVAKEYDIPVIVDNTFSSPYLQQPLKLGCDVVVHSATKYIGGHGDVIAGLIVGKKDFIDTVAKTTQKDIGGVISPFDAWLLLRGLKTLPVRMDRHCSNAEQIAQQLQEHPKVEQVFYPGDSSSNQFNIMQKQMKKPGGLISFTIKGDKVEAQSLLNKLKLIKIAVSLGDAETLIQHPATMTHSVIPESARLKMGIHDNLLRLSLGLEACEDIWSDLSQALDQI, from the coding sequence ATGAAAGATCATAAGTATCGAAATATTGAGACCTTAGTTATACACGGTGGGTATGAATCAAGTGAACATTTAGGCAGTCTAACGCCTCCATTGTTTCAGTCTTCCACATTTACTTTTGAAACTGCACAACAAGGAGAGAGAAGATTTGCTGGGGAAGAAGACGGCTATATATACTCCAGATTAAGCAATCCAACAGTGAAAATTTTAGAAGAACGTATTGCTACTTTAGAACATGGAGAGGCAGGATTAGCATTTGGCTCAGGAATGGCAGCAGTATCTGCTGTTTTGTTAGCAATGACCAAATCAGGAGATCATATCGTTTGTTCACAAGGACTATATGGTTGTACGTTTGGTTTATTACAGCTTATTGACGAAAAATATGGAATTACACATGATTTCTGTTCTATGGAAACAGAGGATAAATTAAAAAAAGAAATTAGACCGAATACTGCTTGCATATACATTGAAACACCCATTAATCCCACTATGAAGCTGATTGATATAGAAATGGTTGTTAAGGTTGCGAAGGAATATGACATACCAGTAATCGTTGACAATACGTTTAGTTCACCATATTTACAACAACCCCTTAAATTAGGTTGTGATGTGGTTGTTCATAGTGCAACAAAATATATTGGTGGACATGGTGATGTCATTGCTGGCTTAATAGTTGGAAAAAAAGACTTCATAGACACAGTTGCAAAAACAACACAAAAAGATATTGGGGGTGTAATTTCTCCTTTTGATGCTTGGTTATTATTACGCGGATTAAAAACATTACCTGTCAGAATGGATCGTCACTGTTCAAATGCGGAGCAAATTGCTCAACAATTACAAGAACATCCAAAAGTCGAACAAGTTTTTTATCCAGGAGATAGTTCTAGCAATCAGTTCAACATAATGCAGAAGCAAATGAAAAAACCAGGAGGCTTAATTTCGTTTACGATAAAAGGAGATAAGGTAGAAGCACAATCTTTATTAAATAAACTTAAGTTAATTAAGATCGCTGTTAGTCTAGGCGATGCAGAAACTCTAATTCAACATCCCGCAACTATGACACACTCAGTTATTCCAGAATCTGCTCGGTTAAAAATGGGCATTCATGACAATTTATTAAGATTATCTTTAGGACTGGAAGCTTGTGAAGATATATGGTCAGATTTAAGTCAGGCTTTGGATCAAATATAA
- a CDS encoding cysteine desulfurase family protein yields the protein MIYLDNSATTNPYEDVIDSLVTVSRKFYGNPSSLHKLGGEAERLLTHSRETTAKLLNVKPNEITFNSGGTEGNNHAIKGIAFANRNRGKHIITTTIEHPSVTEACKQLEEIGYDVTYLPVNSNGMVQIEDVKKAIRDDTILVSIIHVNNEVGSVQPIAEFGKLLKAYPKIIFHVDHVQGLGKVPLDFKKNFIDLCSMSGHKFHGLKGNGILYIREGVTVSPLLAGGSQEYNNRSGTENVAGIVAMTKALRLTLENYQMKIKDLVKIKDAYMDELSKLPFITLNTSTKSSAPHIINMTIHGIKPEVFVHSLEEEQIYLSTTSACSSKKRVASKTLLAMGKNEQEAESAIRISLSYNNSIHEVPKVLTAIQKSAKKLRLFA from the coding sequence GTGATATATTTAGATAATAGTGCTACAACAAATCCATATGAGGATGTCATTGATTCACTAGTTACTGTGTCTCGTAAATTTTATGGGAACCCTTCTTCATTACATAAGCTTGGTGGTGAAGCAGAGCGTCTATTGACACACTCACGAGAAACAACAGCAAAGCTATTAAATGTTAAACCAAATGAAATTACATTTAATTCAGGTGGTACGGAGGGAAATAATCATGCAATAAAAGGTATTGCATTTGCTAACCGTAATCGAGGAAAACACATTATTACAACGACTATAGAACATCCTTCCGTTACGGAAGCATGTAAGCAACTTGAGGAAATTGGATATGATGTTACTTATTTACCTGTAAATTCAAATGGAATGGTACAAATAGAAGATGTTAAAAAGGCAATCAGAGATGATACAATCCTTGTATCTATCATACATGTGAACAATGAGGTTGGCTCAGTTCAGCCGATTGCGGAATTTGGGAAATTATTAAAAGCTTATCCAAAAATTATATTTCATGTAGACCATGTACAAGGGTTAGGGAAAGTGCCGCTAGATTTTAAAAAAAATTTTATTGATTTATGTTCAATGTCTGGGCATAAATTCCATGGCTTAAAAGGTAACGGAATTCTTTATATTCGAGAAGGAGTTACTGTATCCCCACTACTTGCTGGGGGCTCTCAGGAGTACAATAATCGTTCAGGAACGGAAAATGTAGCTGGGATCGTAGCAATGACAAAAGCACTACGCCTTACATTAGAAAATTATCAAATGAAAATTAAAGATCTGGTAAAAATAAAAGATGCATATATGGATGAGTTAAGTAAATTACCATTTATTACACTTAATACATCTACTAAAAGCTCCGCACCACATATTATTAATATGACAATACATGGAATAAAGCCGGAAGTGTTTGTCCACTCATTAGAAGAGGAACAAATTTATTTGTCAACAACATCAGCATGCTCTTCAAAGAAAAGGGTGGCAAGTAAAACATTGTTAGCAATGGGAAAAAATGAGCAAGAAGCTGAAAGTGCAATTCGTATCAGTTTATCCTATAATAATTCCATACATGAAGTACCTAAAGTATTAACTGCTATTCAAAAATCGGCTAAAAAATTAAGGCTCTTTGCGTAA
- the ezrA gene encoding septation ring formation regulator EzrA, with protein sequence MDILLYGIISIILITIIFSIYMRKKMYKEIDRLDAIKIEIMNRPVTDEMSKVKDLHMTGQTEELFERWRKEWDEIITLHLPNVEELLFDAEEYTDKYRFNKSKEVLLKIDQLIKDVEDNIATILKELEELVGSEEQNRLDVEEFRTIFKNIKKDLLARRHLYGKAETNLENQLDELEKEFLHFDETTANGDYLEAKEALIDLSNNLQEMQSKMEQLPQLLTECQGTIPNQLEEIHSGYLEMSEQGYKLDHIPVEIEVERIRTQLSKYIDLIEKTEIHDVSKGLEETKENIETLYDLLEKEVLAHHFINHNQHNVSELIRSLKEETNETREETLFVQQLYHLDEEEIAKYHNIENQIGQLQKRYTAIVNKKDEEQLAYTIVREELESCLEGINDLTEQHEQFKEMLQNLRKDELFAREKTTEMKKQLMELKRKVQKSNIPGIPASYQAVLSETRNALEQVFLKLEEKPLDMVAINQLLAKAVEQVNASSTMTDEMIEQAYLVEKLIQYGNRYRSKNKKLAEQLKESEVSFRSYDYSLSLEQAATAIEEIEPGALSKIEEMLEDK encoded by the coding sequence ATGGATATATTATTATATGGAATAATTTCAATCATTCTTATTACAATTATTTTTAGTATATATATGAGAAAAAAGATGTATAAAGAAATTGATCGATTAGATGCTATAAAAATAGAAATTATGAATCGTCCTGTTACTGATGAAATGTCTAAGGTGAAAGATCTTCATATGACTGGACAAACAGAAGAGCTTTTTGAACGTTGGCGTAAAGAGTGGGATGAAATTATTACATTGCACTTGCCAAATGTAGAAGAATTATTGTTTGACGCAGAAGAATATACAGACAAATACAGATTTAATAAATCAAAGGAAGTTTTACTGAAAATTGATCAATTGATAAAAGACGTAGAAGACAATATTGCTACAATCTTAAAAGAGCTGGAAGAATTAGTAGGCAGTGAAGAGCAAAATAGATTAGACGTAGAAGAGTTTAGAACTATCTTTAAGAATATAAAAAAGGATTTACTAGCAAGACGCCACTTATATGGTAAGGCGGAAACAAATTTAGAAAATCAATTAGATGAACTAGAAAAAGAATTTTTACATTTTGATGAAACTACTGCTAATGGAGATTATTTAGAGGCAAAAGAGGCTTTAATAGATTTAAGTAATAATCTTCAAGAAATGCAAAGTAAGATGGAACAATTACCTCAATTATTAACAGAATGTCAAGGGACGATACCTAACCAACTTGAAGAAATTCATAGTGGATACCTTGAGATGAGTGAACAGGGGTACAAATTAGATCATATACCAGTTGAGATTGAAGTTGAACGAATACGAACACAACTTAGTAAGTATATAGATTTAATAGAAAAAACAGAAATACATGATGTTTCAAAAGGGCTAGAAGAAACTAAAGAAAATATTGAGACACTATATGATCTTTTAGAGAAAGAAGTATTGGCTCATCATTTTATCAATCATAATCAACATAACGTAAGTGAACTAATACGTTCTCTAAAAGAAGAGACAAATGAGACACGAGAAGAAACATTGTTTGTTCAACAATTATATCATCTAGATGAAGAAGAAATTGCAAAGTACCATAATATAGAAAATCAAATCGGTCAGCTTCAAAAACGATATACAGCAATTGTAAATAAAAAAGATGAAGAACAATTGGCCTATACAATTGTCAGAGAAGAACTTGAGAGTTGTTTAGAAGGAATCAACGATTTAACAGAGCAACATGAACAATTTAAAGAGATGCTTCAAAATTTACGTAAAGATGAACTATTTGCAAGAGAAAAAACAACTGAGATGAAGAAGCAGCTCATGGAACTAAAAAGAAAAGTTCAAAAGAGTAATATTCCGGGTATTCCCGCTTCATACCAAGCTGTATTAAGTGAGACTAGAAATGCGCTTGAACAGGTCTTTTTAAAACTTGAAGAAAAACCTCTAGATATGGTTGCTATTAATCAGTTGCTTGCAAAAGCAGTTGAGCAGGTAAATGCATCCTCCACAATGACAGATGAAATGATTGAGCAAGCTTACTTAGTTGAAAAGTTAATACAGTATGGGAATCGGTATAGAAGTAAAAATAAGAAGCTTGCTGAACAACTGAAAGAGTCTGAAGTATCATTTAGAAGTTATGATTACTCATTATCACTTGAACAAGCAGCTACTGCTATTGAAGAAATAGAGCCAGGTGCTTTAAGTAAAATAGAGGAAATGTTAGAGGATAAATAA
- the thiI gene encoding tRNA uracil 4-sulfurtransferase ThiI — translation MQYEHILIRYGELSTKKRNRNYFVNRLKKNIKGKLREFENIEIEKQRDRMYIKLNDEPYEKIIEKLSSIFGIHSFSLAIKTLSDIEKIKEGALEAIKELDPEGKTFKVTAKRANKQFPLNSNELNYEIGSHILRNIQDLTVNVHEPDINLRVEVRHNATYITFKDISGAGGFPVGTSGKAMLMLSGGIDSPVAGYLAMKRGLEVEAVHFYSPPFTSERSKQKVIDLAKKLTDYTDSIKLHIVPFTNIQQVIQQKIPDNYTMTSTRRLMLQITDQLRQKNDALAIINGESLGQVASQTLESMYTINEVTSTPIIRPLVTMDKLEIIDISKQIDTHDISIRPYEDCCTIFTPTSPKTKPKRDKINHFESFVDFDSLISEAVSGTETIVIRNDKELTNEENIESLF, via the coding sequence ATGCAATATGAACATATATTAATTCGTTATGGCGAATTATCAACAAAAAAACGTAATAGAAATTATTTTGTAAATCGTCTAAAGAAAAATATAAAGGGCAAGTTAAGAGAGTTTGAAAACATCGAGATTGAAAAACAGCGTGATAGAATGTATATCAAATTAAATGATGAACCTTACGAGAAAATTATTGAAAAACTATCATCAATTTTTGGGATTCATTCATTCAGCCTAGCGATCAAAACCTTAAGTGATATCGAAAAAATTAAAGAAGGGGCTCTTGAGGCAATTAAGGAGTTAGACCCTGAAGGAAAAACATTTAAGGTAACTGCAAAAAGAGCAAATAAACAATTTCCTCTCAATTCAAATGAATTAAATTATGAAATTGGTAGTCATATTTTGCGAAATATCCAAGATTTAACGGTAAATGTACATGAGCCAGATATTAATTTACGTGTAGAAGTTCGTCATAATGCAACATATATCACCTTTAAAGATATAAGCGGTGCCGGAGGGTTTCCAGTGGGTACTAGTGGTAAGGCAATGCTCATGTTGTCAGGTGGAATTGATAGCCCAGTTGCTGGATACTTAGCGATGAAACGAGGACTAGAAGTAGAAGCAGTACATTTCTATAGCCCGCCTTTTACGAGTGAACGCTCAAAACAAAAGGTCATTGATTTAGCTAAGAAGCTAACTGATTATACAGATTCAATTAAGCTTCATATTGTCCCATTTACAAATATTCAACAAGTTATTCAACAAAAAATACCTGATAATTATACGATGACTTCAACGAGACGTTTAATGCTACAAATCACTGATCAATTGAGGCAAAAGAATGATGCCTTAGCAATTATTAATGGTGAAAGCCTTGGTCAAGTGGCATCTCAAACACTCGAAAGTATGTATACGATTAATGAAGTTACATCAACGCCAATCATCAGACCATTAGTAACGATGGATAAATTAGAAATTATAGATATATCTAAGCAAATTGATACTCATGATATATCAATACGTCCTTATGAGGATTGTTGTACGATATTTACACCAACCTCACCTAAAACGAAACCAAAGCGTGATAAAATAAATCATTTTGAGAGTTTTGTCGATTTTGATTCATTAATTAGCGAGGCGGTTTCAGGTACTGAAACTATTGTTATAAGAAATGATAAAGAATTGACAAACGAGGAAAATATTGAAAGTTTATTTTAA
- a CDS encoding GAF domain-containing protein, protein MFEVKKYKENKEENYELVIKQLHALIEGEKNDIANLANAAALLNQFLDNINWVGFYLTDHPHDELVLGPFQGLPACVRIPFGKGVCGTAAKQNKTIRVADVHQFPGHIACDAVTQSEIVIPLVKNNKVIGVLDIDSPIKNRFNEQDEKFLEKFTRKLEEAFAM, encoded by the coding sequence ATGTTTGAAGTGAAGAAGTATAAGGAAAATAAAGAAGAGAATTATGAGCTCGTAATTAAGCAGCTTCATGCTCTTATAGAGGGCGAAAAGAACGATATAGCCAATTTAGCTAATGCAGCAGCGTTGCTAAATCAGTTTTTGGATAATATTAACTGGGTAGGTTTTTATTTAACAGATCATCCACATGACGAACTAGTTTTAGGGCCGTTTCAGGGTTTACCTGCATGTGTCAGAATTCCTTTCGGTAAAGGAGTATGTGGGACAGCTGCAAAACAAAACAAAACTATTAGAGTTGCTGATGTGCATCAATTCCCAGGGCACATTGCCTGTGATGCAGTAACACAATCAGAAATAGTTATACCATTAGTAAAAAACAACAAAGTGATTGGAGTGCTAGATATTGATAGTCCAATTAAAAATCGCTTTAATGAACAGGATGAAAAATTCCTAGAAAAATTTACTCGCAAATTAGAAGAAGCCTTCGCTATGTAG
- a CDS encoding acyl--CoA ligase, producing the protein MNRQDLIAPDIYNLSEEVERFSSNSSRIALKYESELGVKREITYGSLMKEANKIGNALLNDGFQQGDKVLVLIPRMIEAYSIYLGAIKAGLVVIPCSEMLRTKDLQYRIQHGEVKGIICYHPFVEQFEEVKNIETITKYIVGKEDKAGWKNLREKCKGSSDKLVTAQTNRDDIVFLSYTSGTTGNPKGVVHTHGWGYAHLKTAASSWLSIRDNDTVWATAGPGWQKWIWSPFLSTLGTGATGIVYDGKFEPKKYLQLLSDYEVNVLCCTPTEYRLMAKVDNIGDYKLPSLHSAVSAGEPLNREVIKTFNKYFHVDVRDGYGQTENTLLVGVMKGMEIKPGSMGKPTPGNTIEIINDLGEPCDIGEVGDIAVHVETPALFKHYYKDPERTAKQFRGEYYITGDKAKKDKDGYYWFEGRSDDIIISSGYTIGPFEVEDALVKHPSVKECAVVGSPDDVRGLIVKAFIVLREGLSEHNEELIKQLQDHVKDLTAPYKYPRKIEFVEDLPKTTSGKIRRIELRNQELRKERSFKQK; encoded by the coding sequence ATGAATCGACAAGATTTAATTGCGCCAGATATTTATAATTTATCTGAAGAAGTAGAACGCTTTTCAAGTAATAGTTCAAGAATTGCCTTAAAATACGAAAGTGAGCTAGGTGTCAAAAGAGAGATTACATATGGTAGCTTAATGAAGGAAGCAAATAAAATAGGGAATGCATTATTAAATGATGGGTTTCAACAAGGTGATAAGGTGCTCGTGCTCATACCAAGAATGATTGAGGCATATAGTATTTATTTAGGTGCAATTAAAGCGGGATTAGTTGTTATCCCCTGTTCAGAAATGCTTCGAACTAAAGACTTACAGTATCGTATTCAACATGGAGAAGTGAAAGGTATCATATGCTACCATCCTTTTGTCGAGCAATTTGAAGAAGTCAAAAATATTGAAACAATAACTAAGTATATTGTTGGAAAAGAAGATAAAGCTGGATGGAAAAATCTTAGGGAAAAATGTAAAGGTAGCAGTGATAAATTAGTGACTGCACAAACTAACCGAGATGATATTGTTTTTTTATCATATACGTCAGGAACAACTGGAAACCCAAAAGGGGTTGTCCATACACATGGATGGGGATATGCTCATTTGAAAACAGCAGCATCGAGCTGGTTAAGCATTAGAGATAACGACACAGTTTGGGCAACTGCGGGTCCTGGATGGCAGAAATGGATTTGGAGTCCTTTTCTTTCAACACTAGGAACTGGTGCTACTGGAATAGTTTATGATGGGAAATTTGAACCTAAAAAATATTTACAGCTGTTAAGTGATTATGAAGTAAATGTATTATGTTGTACCCCAACAGAATATCGTCTTATGGCGAAAGTAGATAACATTGGTGATTACAAACTTCCATCTTTACATAGTGCGGTCTCAGCTGGGGAACCTCTGAATCGTGAAGTGATTAAGACGTTTAATAAATATTTTCATGTTGACGTTCGGGACGGATACGGGCAAACAGAGAATACTTTATTAGTAGGGGTCATGAAAGGAATGGAAATTAAACCAGGTTCTATGGGGAAACCGACGCCAGGTAATACAATTGAAATCATTAACGATTTAGGAGAGCCATGTGATATTGGAGAAGTTGGTGATATTGCAGTTCATGTTGAAACCCCAGCATTATTTAAACATTATTATAAAGATCCAGAAAGAACCGCTAAGCAATTTCGTGGAGAATACTATATCACAGGAGATAAGGCGAAGAAAGATAAAGATGGATATTATTGGTTTGAGGGGAGGAGTGATGATATTATTATAAGTTCTGGTTACACCATTGGTCCGTTTGAAGTTGAAGATGCTTTAGTCAAACATCCGTCCGTAAAAGAATGTGCTGTAGTTGGTAGCCCAGATGATGTTCGCGGGTTAATCGTTAAAGCATTTATAGTTCTGCGTGAGGGGTTATCTGAACATAATGAAGAGCTTATTAAACAACTACAAGATCATGTCAAAGATCTAACAGCTCCTTACAAATATCCTCGGAAAATAGAATTTGTTGAAGACTTGCCAAAAACAACATCAGGAAAAATTCGTCGTATAGAATTACGAAATCAAGAACTTCGGAAAGAGAGGTCTTTCAAACAAAAATAA